A single region of the Podospora pseudopauciseta strain CBS 411.78 chromosome 1, whole genome shotgun sequence genome encodes:
- the CRH1_3 gene encoding transglycosylase (EggNog:ENOG503NUG7; CAZy:GH16; COG:G) — MTINVDFRRGSVDSFIASGGAPSYSSDGVTFSVSRPGEAPQLSSLFYIMFGRVEVTMKAAPGAGIVSSLVLLSDTLDEIDFEWLGADDSEVQTNYFSKGQTTTYNRGQFNPAPNNQGEFITYIIDWTPQRIQWYVGGTLVRTLGYDEAEGQFPQTPMQVKFGAWSGGDSATNPPGTVEWARGPTDYSRGPFSMVVRSAVVTDYSTGKSYTYGDNSGTWQSIRSEGGKVYGNSGGAGGITVTASAAPVATDVSPTVPVGGIGQGDTATQTGWPWEPTGTDGGRGGQGAIPEGWRITPDGKLRPVGGSTVSE; from the coding sequence ATGACAATCAACGTCGACTTCCGCCGCGGCTCGGTCGACTCCTTCATCGCCTCCGGCGGCGCCCCCTCCTACTCCTCCGACGGCGTGACCTTCTCCGTCTCCCGCCCCGGCGAAGCCCCCCAGCTCTCCTCGCTGTTCTACATCATGTTTGGCAGGGTGGAGGTAACGATGAAAGCCGCCCCCGGAGCCGGGATTGTCTCCTCGCTAGTCTTGCTGTCGGACACGCTAGACGAGATTGATTTCGAATGGCTAGGCGCAGACGACAGTGAAGTGCAGACGAATTACTTCTCAAAGGGGCAGACGACGACGTATAACAGGGGGCAGTTCAACCCTGCGCCGAATAATCAGGGGGAGTTTATCACTTATATTATTGACTGGACGCCGCAGAGGATTCAATGGTATGTTGGGGGAACGTTGGTCAGGACGTTGGGGTATGATGAGGCGGAGGGGCAGTTTCCTCAGACGCCGATGCAGGTTAAGTTTGGGGCTTGGTCTGGGGGGGACAGCGCGACGAATCCTCCTGGGACGGTGGAGTGGGCTAGGGGCCCGACGGATTACTCTCGAGGGCCGTTTAGTATGGTTGTGAGGAGTGCGGTGGTGACGGATTATAGCACGGGGAAGAGTTATACTTATGGGGATAATAGTGGGACGTGGCAGAGTATTAGgtcggagggggggaaggtttATGGGAATAGTggtggggcgggggggaTTACGGTTACGGCGAGCGCGGCGCCGGTGGCGACGGATGTGAGTCCTACTGTCCCGGTTGGGGGGATTGGGCAGGGGGATACGGCTACGCAGACGGGGTGGCCTTGGGAGCCTACCGGGAcggatggggggaggggggggcagGGGGCGATTCcggaggggtggaggattACGCCGGATGGGAAGTTGAGGCCGGTTGGGGGTAGCACTGTGAGTGAGTAA
- a CDS encoding hypothetical protein (EggNog:ENOG503PQXC), whose amino-acid sequence MSSEACCPLHLPQTPTVLLRNPGCWPWAIDTVEICLGTLCSVVTWEYTVQNDINRGYSRIDRGQQQHADQPTTTTDGFLFHPSPGLMLFSCLVFGCVVSSFTQRRQSQDPLQLFVYTTLLGAAALVGYARRESAHLILLGYLPSATCAAMTLSISGHSLYRLLKTGSGATKDEEKAQLLGG is encoded by the exons ATGAGTTCAGAAGCATGCTGCCCTCTCCACCTACCGCAAACACCCACAGTCTTACTTCGGAACCCTGGGTGTTGGCCCTGGGCGATTGACACTGTCGAGATCTGCTTAGGCACTCTCTGTAGTGTTGTCACCTGGGAATACACCGTTCAAAACGATATCAATCGAGGATACAGCAGA ATTGACcgagggcagcagcagcatgcagaccaacccaccaccaccaccgatgGCTTCCTTTTTCATCCATCCCCGGGGCTGATGCTCTTCTCATGCCTGGTATTTGGTTGCGTCGTGTCTTCGTTTACCCAGCGACGACAGAGCCAAGATCCTCTTCAACTATTTGTGTACACCACGCTTCTCGGTGCTGCAGCTCTTGTTGGATATGCACGTCGAGAGAGCGCCCACCTGATCCTCCTGGGGTACTTACCCTCGGCCACATGCGCGGCTATGACCCTAAGCATCTCAGGACATAGTCTGTACAGGCTGCTCAAGACTGGTTCTGGAGCGACcaaggacgaagaaaaggcCCAACTTCTCGGTGGTTGA
- a CDS encoding hypothetical protein (EggNog:ENOG503PMXC), protein MERPGFPHGQLPPRARDQDVHSKAKILSCGGMIGTSILFPLANGEGNSFRTITLILFIITAIAFHAIYTEPFIRSGPSTAPVALVLLLLVVIAAGPTKKDLVPWLPLFVTAWSLVTLMINKHMATASPHLSISADYPFTGVTIGAATERSFRSMSSQDRRQPQFESNRQNPLYFGRHGPPSRYSQRTSTMSSDISLSSMPAQRQEHWDPHTQAFFDNQEMQELARDLPEPTLPRTQHDQESDLNTETETQASETARFLLGRQ, encoded by the exons ATGGAGCGCCCCGGTTTTCCCCATGGGCAGCTGCCTCCGCGAGCGCGAGATCAAGATGTTCATAGTAAGGCCAAAATCTTGTCCTGCGGTGGCATGATTGGCACATCTATTCTTTTCCCGTTGGCCAACGGCGAAGGGAACTCCTTCCGTACCAT CACCCTCATTCTGTTCATCATCACGGCTATTGCGTTCCACGCAATCTATACAGAGCCGTTCATTAG ATCTGGACCTTCCACGGCCCCAGTTGCCTTGGTCCTATTATTGCTTGTTGTCATTGCCGCAGGCCCTACTAAGAAGGACCTGGTGCCTTGGCTTCCGCTCTTCGTAACAGCCTGGAGTCTTGTCACTCTTATGATTAACAAGCACATGGCAACCGCGTCACCACACCTGTCAATATCAGCCGACTATCCCTTTACAGGCGTCACAATTGGAGCTGCAACGGAGCGGTCCTTCCGGTCCATGTCCAGTCAGGACAGGCGCCAGCCCCAGTTTGAATCCAACCGCCAAAACCCATTGTACTTTGGACGACATGGTCCACCCTCCAGGTATTCCCAGAGGACAAGCACAATGAGTTCAGACATTTCTCTTTCCAGCATGCCAGCGCAACGCCAGGAGCACTGGGATCCTCACACCCAGGCCTTTTTTGACAACCAGGAGATGCAGGAACTTGCCCGGGATTTGCCAGAGCCCACTCTTCCCAGGACTCAGCATGACCAAGAGAGTGACTTGAACACAGAAACTGAGACCCAGGCGTCAGAGACGGCCCGCTTCTTGCTTGGTCGTCAATAA
- the ARO8_2 gene encoding Aromatic/aminoadipate aminotransferase 1 (EggNog:ENOG503NU3Z; COG:E), whose translation MRRAARLGSGAAAVVPRSRSWGLTSRPGFIKNYKKAQSNNGQQASFHSRPKLDSAAEATVIGGPSPLPEVELPDIPETPTKNKRVTIGEILERRRRAGRLVAPTAAGCDSGVFKGDSSGKPMAKDMSHHLSYEASIREPCKLKQAARHLKTPGIISLGGGLPCPEYFPINSISLSVPDYLHNPTLSPPEVHPTFQDITIGKYDTHPSAPVQKEYDLSISLNYAQAHGSAQLIRFVTEHTELVSNPPYADWKTCLTVGSTGALEQTLRMLCDSSRNDSILTEEFSFATALETAHPLGIPTFGVPIDEQGLIPSELDHILSTWSPSERDNKRKPHVLYTVPSGQNPTGATQGPERRRQIYDICSKHDLVIIEDEPYYYLQLPPTITPTPTTAPSNTTDFLDSLLPTLLSMDTDGRVIRMDSFSKVLVPGSRLGWLTASDQLVERFLRHAEVANQGPSGFSQVILHKLLDETWGHEGYLKWLMVLQREYTERRNTLLKACEEYLPKEVVSWGVVRAGMFQWLHLDHTLHPDSRTKSILEIEEEIFESCIDKGVLIARGSWFRAQQELAPTGLFFRATFAAATPGNMTEAIRRLGGAVRESFRL comes from the exons ATGCGGAGAGCTGCCCGTCTCGGCTCCGGGGCCGCTGCTGTGGTGCCCCGGTCTCGGAGTTGGGGTTTGACGTCTCGGCCGGGTTTCATCAAAAATTATAAGAAAGCTCAAAGCAACAATGGCCAACAGGCATCATTTCACAGCAGACCAAAGTTAGATTCGGCTGCCGAGGCGACGGTGATTGGTGGCCCTTCACCTCTGCCCGAGGTTGAGTTGCCAGATATCCCAGAGACACCGACGAAGAATAAAAGGGTGACTATTGGCGAgattttggagaggaggaggagggcggggaggttggtggccCCGACAGCGGCGGGGTGTGATTCAGGGGTTTTCAAGGGGGAT TCATCAGGAAAGCCCATGGCAAAGGATATGAGCC ATCATCTCTCCTACGAAGCTTCTATCCGCGAACCATGCAAGCTCAAACAAGCTGCCCGCCACCTCAAAACCCCTGGCATCATCTCACTCGGCGGTGGCCTTCCGTGCCCAGAGTACTTCCCCATcaactccatctccctctccgtcCCAGATTACCTTCACAACCCAACTCTCTCGCCCCCAGAGGTCCACCCCACCTTCCAAGACATCACCATCGGCAAATACGACACCCATCCCTCAGCCCCAGTCCAAAAAGAATACGACCTTTCCATCTCACTCAACTACGCTCAAGCACATGGCTCGGCCCAACTCATCCGCTTCGTAACCGAACACACGGAACTcgtctccaaccccccctacGCCGACTGGAAAACCTGCCTCACCGTCGGCTCGACCGGTGCTTTAGAGCAAACCCTCCGCATGCTCTGCGACTCCTCCAGAAACGACTCCATCCTCACAGAAGAATTCTCTTTTGCCACGGCCTTGGAAACAGCCCACCCCTTGGGCATCCCCACCTTTGGCGTCCCCATCGACGAGCAAGGCCTTATCCCCTCCGAACTAGACCACATCCTCTCAACATGGAGCCCTTCCGAACGGGACAACAAGCGAAAACCACACGTCTTATACACGGTGCCATCCGGTCAGAACCCAACAGGAGCAACCCAAGGCCCAGAGCGAAGAAGGCAAATCTACGACATCTGCTCCAAGCACGATCTTGTGATCATCGAAGACGAACCATATTACTACCTCCAACTCCcgcccaccatcaccccaaCCCCTACCACTGCCCCTTCCAACACAACCGACTTCCtcgactccctcctcccaacttTGTTGAGCATGGACACGGACGGGCGAGTCATCAGGATGGACTCCTTCTCCAAAGTCCTAGTCCCCGGCTCAAGACTGGGCTGGCTCACCGCCTCAGACCAACTCGTCGAGCGCTTCCTCCGACACGCCGAAGTCGCCAACCAGGGACCCAGCGGGTTCTCGCAGGTCATTTTACATAAACTACTCGACGAGACGTGGGGTCACGAGGGGTATCTAAAGTGGTTGATGGTGCTGCAGAGAGAGTACACCGAAAGAAGGAACACGCTTCTCAAGGCGTGCGAGGAGTATCTACCCAAAGAGGTGGTGAGTTGGGGTGTTGTGAGGGCGGGCATGTtt CAATGGCTCCACCTAGACCACACCCTCCACCCGGACTCGAGAACAAAATCCATTCTCGAGATTGAAGAAGAGATTTTCGAGTCTTGTATCGACAAGGGAGTGCTCATCGCAAGGGGGAGTTGGTTTCGTGCCCAGCAGGAGCTGGCGCCGACGGGGCTGTTCTTCAGGGCTACGTTTGCGGCTGCTACGCCGGGGAATATGACTGAGGCTATTAGGCGGTTGGGCGGGGCGGTGAGGGAGAGTTTCAGGCTCtag
- a CDS encoding hypothetical protein (EggNog:ENOG503NTXC; COG:Q): MGLVETAIEHVSVKSVLILGPALLLAHLAWWLVLRPAWQEIKLARMTGARPPRIPSKLPFSIDFIYRSVKASMNYQNLPMWKSLFVQANSSTVENRIAGRRVVMTCDPENIKAILATQFGDYGKGEPFHREWKAFLGDSIFTTDGDLWHGSRQLIRPQFIKDRVSDLHVFEKHMQTLFRAIANGGALNGEGQHVDLEAGNGKPVDISDLFFRFTLDSATDFLLGKDVKSLSNPRQEFAEAFAEVQRVQSIISRAGPLNVFVPRGSFRKGMKIINAFINQYIEQTLRLDPNDLASKSDAGYTFLHALAGFTRDRQVLRDQLIAVLLAGRDTTACTLSWTIYELARHPEALKKLREEILRVVGPTRAPTYEDLKGMKYLQNVMNETLRLYPVVPFNVRLALKDTTLPRGGGPDGSLPVKVLKDTPIAYSTLVMQRREDLYPPVSANFAPVDVFSPDRWSVWQPKPWQYIPFNGGPRICIGQQFALTEMAYVLTRLFQKYERLDNYMGKIDGGNPCLRAEIVLQPGDGVKVGFWEAKKA, encoded by the exons atGGGACTCGTTGAAACAGCTATCGAGCATGTCTCGGTTAAATCAGTGTTGATCCTCGGACCAGCACTGCTTCTGGCACATCTGGCTTGGTGGCTAGTTTTGAGGCCTGCATGGCAGGAAATCAAGCTTGCCCGGATGACTGGCGCAAGGCCACCAAGGATTCCCTCCAAGTTGCCGTTCA GTATCGATTTTATTTACCGCAGCGTCAAGGCTTCAATGAACTACCAGAACCTTCCCATGTGGAAATCCCTCTTTGTACAAGCCAACTCATCAACCGTCGAGAACCGTATTGCTGGCCGCCGCGTGGTCATGACCTGCGACCCCGAGAACATCAAAGCTATCCTGGCAACCCAGTTCGGTGATTATGGCAAGGGCGAGCCCTTCCACAGGGAGTGGAAGGCCTTTTTGGGCGACAGCATTTTCACCACCGATGGAGATTTGTGGCATGGCAGCCGACAGTTGATCAGACCTCAGTTCATCAAAGACCGTGTCAGCGACCTGCACGTGTTTGAGAAGCACATGCAGACTCTCTTCCGGGCTATTGCGAACGGAGGAGCTCTCAATGGCGAGGGACAGCATGTGGATCTTGAGGCTGGCAATGGGAAGCCAGTTGATATCAGCGATTTGTTCTTCCGGTTTACACTTGACTCGGCGACAGATTTCCTGTTGGGCAAGGATGTCAAGTCTCTCAG CAACCCTCGCCAAGAATTCGCCGAAGCCTTCGCCGAAGTCCAAAGAGTTCAGTCCATCATTAGCCGTGCTGGGCCCCTCAACGTCTTCGTCCCCCGTGGCTCCTTCCGCAAGGGCATGAAAATCATCAACGCCTTCATCAACCAGTACATCGAGCAGACCCTCCGTCTTGACCCTAACGACCTCGCCAGCAAGTCTGACGCCGGTTATACCTTCCTGCATGCCCTGGCTGGGTTCACTCGTGATCGTCAAGTTCTCAGGGACCAACTTATTGCTGTCCTGTTGGCCGGAAGAGACACCACCGCTTGCACCTTGTCCTGGACCATCTACGAACTCGCTCGCCACCCTGAAGCTCTCAAGAAGTTGAGAGAGGAAATCTTGCGTGTGGTTGGTCCTACTCGTGCGCCTACTTATGAGGATCTCAAGGGGATGAAGTACCTTCAGAATGTCATGAACGAGACACTGAGGTTATATCCTGTTGTGCCCTTCAA TGTCCGTCTCGCGCTCAAAGATACCACCCTCCCCCGTGGAGGCGGTCCCGATGGCTCCCTTCCAGTCAAGGTCCTTAAGGATACACCCATCGCCTACTCCACTCTCGTCATGCAACGCCGTGAAGACCTCTATCCCCCCGTATCCGCCAACTTCGCCCCAGTCGATGTCTTCAGCCCAGATCGATGGTCCGTCTGGCAACCCAAGCCATGGCAGTACATCCCCTTCAACGGCGGTCCGAGAATCTGCATCGGGCAGCAGTTTGCGCTGACCGAGATGGCATACGTGTTGACCAGGTTATTTCAAAAGTACGAGAGGCTGGACAACTACATGGGTAAGATTGATGGTGGCAACCCGTGCCTGAGGGCCGAGATTGTGCTGCAACCGGGTGATGGTGTAAAGGTTGGGTTCtgggaggccaagaaggcttGA
- the NAG1_1 gene encoding Glucosamine-6-phosphate isomerase (Glucosamine-6-phosphate deaminase) (GNPDA) (GlcN6P deaminase) (CAZy:GH20; EggNog:ENOG503NUJ9; COG:G), which produces MFSRLPSLVTALCLLYPLFPNPVAAVWPAPQKFTKGDGVQFLNQNIEVTYNGAFVRWSSSSIPSSEPQPHECPAHCSDDINDDGQEEEVLTENLAFQQIPYTYGYTPSGFTSKEIVQAGVSRALTGIFNSKFVPWILHKPNTKYEPDLDKLEWLQTLEIIQTASDDRSAFKPLAGEVDESYNLTLSKSGHAKLTAVSSIGILRGLETFSQLFYQHSSGTFWYTPYAPVSITDSPKFPHRGILLDTARHFFPVEDILRTIDAMAWSKLNRLHIHVTDSQSWPLVIPSMPELSEKGAHHPSETYSPSDVESIQKYGAVRGVEVYFEIDMPGHIGSVSLSHPELIVAYNEQPYHWWCAQPPCGAFKLNNTAVDEFLGRLFDDLLPRVERYAAYFHTGGDELNRNDSMLDEGIRSNSSEVLQPLLQKFIDKQHERVREKGLTPVVWEEIPLEWNVTLGEGTVVQSWLGAGAVKELVGMGHRVIDSNYNFWYLDCGRGQWITWENGLPFKTGYPFNDWCGPTKSWGLIYSHDPTANLTEEEAKLVLGGEVAVWSETIDPMNLDGIVWPRASVAGEVLWSGRVDDNTGQNRSQIEAFPRLTEFRERLVRRGVRASPISQEFCVQGEPWECEFAM; this is translated from the exons ATGTTTTCTCGTTTGCCGTCGCTCGTGACGGCTCTCTGCTTGCTataccccctcttccccaaccctgTAGCAGCTGTATGGCCTGCCCCTCAAAAATTCACCAAAGGAGATGGCGTCCAGTTTCTGAATCAGAACATTGAAGTCACATACAACGGTGCATTTGTACGCTggtcttcctcttccattCCTTCCTCTGAGCCACAGCCCCATGAATGCCCTGCTCACTGCTCAGATGACATAAATGATGATGgccaagaggaggaagtatTAACTGAAAACCTCGCCTTCCAACAGATCCCCTACACTTACGGCTACACGCCCTCCGGCTTCACCAGCAAGGAAATCGTCCAAGCCGGCGTCTCCAGAGCCCTCACCGGGATATTCAACAGCAAGTTTGTCCCCTGGATCCTCCACAAGCCAAACACGAAGTACGAACCCGACCTCGACAAATTAGAATGGCTCCAAACTCTCGAAATCATCCAGACCGCCTCGGACGACCGCTCCGCCTTCAAGCCACTAGCAGGCGAAGTCGACGAGTCCTACAACCTGACCCTAAGCAAATCCGGCCACGCCAAACTCACAGCCGTCTCCTCAATCGGCATCCTCCGCGGCCTGGAAACCTTTTCCCAGCTCTTCTACCAGCACTCGTCAGGCACATTCTGGTACACCCCCTACGCCCCCGTCTCAATAACCGACTCCCCCAAGTTCCCCCACCGgggcatcctcctcgacacGGCCCGCCATTTCTTCCCAGTGGAGGACATCCTCAGGACAATCGACGCCATGGCCTGGAGTAAACTCAACCGCCTCCACATCCACGTCACAGACTCCCAATCCTGGCCTCTTGTCATCCCATCGATGCCAGAACTTTCCGAGAAAGGCGCACACCACCCCAGCGAGACTTACTCCCCTTCCGACGTGGAATCAATCCAGAAATACGGCGCCGTCCGCGGGGTGGAGGTCTATTTCGAGATTGACATGCCGGGGCATATTGGTTCCGTCTCGCTGTCGCATCCGGAGCTGATTGTCGCGTATAATGAGCAGCCGTATCACTGGTGGTGCGCCCAGCCGCCGTGCGGGGCGTTCAAGCTCAACAACACGGCTGTTGACGagtttttggggaggttgtttgATGATCTTTTGCCCAGGGTGGAGAGGTACGCGGCTTATTTTCACACGGGGGGGGATGAGTTGAATAGGAATGATTCTATGCTTGATGAGGGGATTAGGTCGAATAGTTCGGAGGTTTTGCAGCCGTTACTGCAAAAGTTCATTGATAAGCAGCATGAGAGGGTTAGGGAAAAGGGGCTGACGCCGGTGGTGTGGGAGGAGATTCCTTTGGAGTGGAATGTTACACTTGGAGAAGGGACGGTGGTGCAGAGCTGGCTTGGGGCGGGGGCCGTGAAGGAGTTGGTTGGGATGGGGCATAGGGTTATTGATagtaattataatttttgg TACCTCGACTGTGGAAGAGGGCAGTGGATCACCTGGGAGAATGGGCTGCCTTTCAAGACGGGGTATCCGTTTAATGACTGGTGCGGACCGACAAAGTCTTGGGGGCTGATTTACTCTCATGATCCTACTGCCAACCTtacagaggaggaggcgaagcttgtgcttgggggggaggtggcggttTGGAGTGAGACGATTGATCCGATGAATCTGGATGGTATTGTCTGGCCTAGGGCGAGCgtggcgggggaggtgcttTGGTCCGGGAGGGTTGATGATAATACCGGGCAGAACAGGAGCCAGATTGAGGCTTTTCCTAGACTTACTGAGTTTAGGGAGAGATTGGtcaggaggggggtgagggcgagCCCGATTTCGCAGGAGTTTTGCGTGCAGGGTGAGCCGTGGGAGTGTGAGTTTGCTATGTGA
- a CDS encoding hypothetical protein (COG:A; EggNog:ENOG503PFBC) codes for MSIEVAIGTPLADALNMAIQTKIAELGWAGPGNEGASMAEYFVLMLANGKSEAEVASEISGDLLGLGPEDQSVPEFSRWLFEQVAALNSQLGAQSAQPATGNNEMDTAGDDTMEGAFDLNMDTDAPAINAPTGPKAMRAGAPLRGGREKRMVGHINRALDRSGQDVLHRVRGQSGSERIGRGPPHGPRMGVGRQPRTANARATNIAAGLANMNGMPGPPGPMGPMNGMNPMNGAGSFVPPDLYAIMEQQNRMLQQMQNQLMLQQQQNGNGRGKPFDRNNRGNQFRRGGGHFNGHNTHHHQQQQQQQQSSEGAQGETAQQGEDVEMGGAKREAPNPEETVCRYNLRCGNKDCKFAHQSPAAPPNTTVDVTDTCSFGVACKNWKCTGRHPSPASKMAHQSEQDCKFFPNCSNPHCTFRHPAFPACRNGGECKIPNCKFTHVKTACKFHPCTNRNCPFLHEEGQRGTFQDKVWTADGSKEHVSDRKFVEENRPEDLVLPGSEHPDDAASPEVVV; via the exons ATGTCTATCGAAGTCGCGATCGGCACGCCTTTGGCGGATGCCCTTAACATGGCCATCCAGACAAAGATTGCTGAACTTGGATGGGCCGGTCCCGGCAACGAGGGCGCTTCCATGGCCGAGTATTTCGTTCTCATGCTCGCCAACGGCAAGTCAGAAGCCGAGGTTGCCAGCGAGATCTCCGGCGATCTACTAGGCTTGGGTCCTGAGGACCAGAGTGTGCCTGAGTTTTCAAGGTGGTTATTCGAGCAGGTCGCCGCTCTCAACAGCCAACTAGGTGCCCAGTCTGCGCAGCCTGCCACTGGAAACAACGAAATGGACACAGCCGGGGATGACACAATGGAGGGAGCTTTTGATCTCAACATGGATACAGATGCGCCTGCCATCAATGC ACCTACCGGGCCAAAAGCAATGCGCGCTGGCGCTCCCCTCCGCGGCGGCCGTGAGAAGCGTATGGTGGGCCACATCAACCGTGCGCTTGATCGATCAGGACAGGATGTTCTCCATCGTGTGCGCGGTCAGTCCGGAAGTGAGCGGATTGGGAGAGGCCCCCCGCACGGACCGAGGATGGGAGTTGGGAGACAGCCAAGGACGGCAAACGCTCGCGCCACCAATATCGCCGCCGGGTTAGCCAACATGAACGGCATGCCTGGGCCCCCCGGGCCTATGGGACCGATGAACGGAATGAATCCCATGAACGGCGCTGGTAGCTTTGTGCCACCCGACCTGTACGCGATAATGGAACAGCAAAACCGCATGCTCCAGCAAATGCAGAACCAGCTCATGTtgcagcaacagcagaatGGCAATGGGCGTGGCAAACCTTTCGACCGCAACAACCGAGGGAACCAGTTCCGCCGTGGCGGCGGCCACTTCAACGGCCACAAcacacaccatcatcaacaacaacagcagcagcagcagtcctCGGAAGGGGCTCAGGGCGAGACAGCACAGCAAGGCGAAGACGTTGAGATGGGCGGGGCCAAGCGTGAGGCTCCCAACCCCGAAGAGACAGTATGCCGTTACAACCTGCGGTGCGGCAATAAGGATTGCAAGTTCGCCCATCAGTCTCCGGCAGCACCTCCCAACACCACGGTGGACGTCACGGATACTTGCAGCTTTGGGGTAGCGTGCAAGAACTGGAAGTGCACTGGTCGACATCCCTCGCCAGCCAGCAAGATGGCACACCAGAGCGAACAAGACTGCAAATTCTTCCCCAACTGCTCCAACCCCCATTGCACCTTCCGCCACCCAGCCTTCCCCGCGTGTCGCAACGGCGGCGAGTGCAAGATTCCAAATTGCAAGTTTACGCACGTCAAGACAGCCTGCAAATTCCACCCCTGCACCAACCGGAACTGCCCCTTCCTGCACGAGGAAGGACAGCGGGGGACTTTCCAGGACAAGGTCTGGACGGCGGACGGGTCAAAAGAACATGTCAGCGATCGCAAGTTTGTGGAGGAGAACAGACCGGAGGACCTCGTGCTTCCCGGGTCAGAACATCCAGACGATGCTGCTTCTC